The genomic stretch gagagagagagagagagagagagagagagggagggagggagggagggagggagaggaagagagggagatagagagagagatatccaggcAGAATATCAATGTGCaacggaggagagggaggagagagagagctcaggctATGGAGCAGATATTAGCATGAGCAGCATTGTTTTTCTGTTGAGGGTAGCAGGACACAACAAACATAAACAGGACATTTGAACAACGGATATATAGTTTGCCAGTAATCCTGGTAAGTAAAAATCACCCTAAATACATCTACTTCTAATTTGCATGATGTGTCTACATTCATACACAAACGCCTTCAAATATTTATAAAGCAATTCTTCTAAAGGTTTCAAATGCATTTACCATGTACCATATTCTGTTGTGAGGAGGTGCATAACAGCCGACCACTGGAATGTGGGATGCTAGATGGAAATGAACTACTCTTACTGTTACAATGAGAATGTGCTTCAGAAGTTTGGTTACATGTTGTCTGTGTCTTCACCTTCATTTTGTTTAATTACATTTGTTCATTATAAACACATTTATTCCACTGATCTACACtcaccggacagtttattaggtacacccatctggtaccgggtcggaccccccttgcctccagaacagcctgaattctatggggaattctacaaggtgtcagaaacgctccacagggatgttggtccatgctgatgcGATGGCATCACGCAGTTTCTGCAGATGGGCCAGCAGTACACTCATGCTGCAAACAGCccattccatctcatcccaaagatgcCCTATAGAGTTGAGCTCTGGGGACTGAgcaggccactcaagtaaactgGACTCGCTGTCATGTTCCAAGCGACGTATTTCCACtcctcagttgtccagtgttgatgatcacgtgtccactggagctgcttcttcttgtttttagctgagtGGAActcggtgtggtcgtctgctgcaattgCACATCCGTGACAAGGAAAAGCAGAAAATTGTATGTTTATTTTATATCCTGTCATTTACCCTCCTCTTATTGTCCAACACTGCTGTAATTCCACACAAAACCATCATCATGACTCAAGACGAGAGGCAAATTCTGCATCCTCTCCAACTGTTGGTTCACACACGCTAAGGGATTAGCTCGATAGCTCTTCTAGCTcgtcctctctgcctgcctctcaggCTGGCTGTCATGCTGCTCTTCCTGTCAGCCAGCTCAAATGACATGGCTGTCATGCTGCTCTTCCTGTCAGCCAGCTCAAATGACATGTATGTCAAGATTGTTTCCCCCTGGGAGTTTGGCTTGCTGAGGAGCAGAGTCTGGGCTCTGACTCTTGACAACAGGAGTGGTGAGACGCCTCTTGGAAATGGAATATAGACCGTAGCGGTAAAGCTAAAGTGGTAGGCTAGAGAGCATTGATTTAAATACCAGAACTACTTACTTATTGTCTCATACAACTCCATTGAGGATACCTCAGAGTTTATTTTAAATAATTTGGTGTATTTCACATAACCGCCCTTCCTCTTTTGGTAATCGGCAATTAGCCACAGAGGTATGTCGACagtttgctttttcattattatTCAAGGTCACATATTGGCAATGTGTAAAGAACAGTGGGCAAAGGCAGCCTACTGTGATTACAAATGTGATGTTGTGTTAGGAAAATCTATGTTTTTATTATTGGGTATATTCAATTGAATCCTGTTCTCCAAAAGCCTCATTTAGAATAAAAGGGCACAATACTGTGCATGTTGTTGTGGTACCACAGCAACATGCATTTTGTATTTGATTATGGAAGATTTGAGGTATGTTTGTGACGTGTTTGGATGTGCTCGTTCCACTATGTTTGCTTCTTTGTGTTTGTGTTCCCAGGTTGAGTCAGTGTTTGCCACTGTAATTGTCATCTCCCAGATATTCCAATTAGATTTAATATGGAGTCTGTAAGAGATTTAATAGGTGGTAGAAAGACAGTGTTTAGAGAGAGACTGTTTCCCATTCCTATCAGCCAGAAAGCATTCAGTGAATGAGACATTTTAAAAGGGGTTTACTGTATGCTATAGTACTGCTCCAAGGCCAATATGAGAACTATGTAAGAAGAGTCAACCGTAGTAGTACATCGCCCTGGAGTAAAttagggcacatcgacagatttttcaccttgtcggctcaggttttccgaccagcaacctttcggttaatggcTCCAACAtgctaaccgctaggctatcaAATTCCTGACTTTCAGCTGATGTAATAATAATTTGACAGTGATTtgacaaaatattatttttaaggCTTTCACGGTCCCGAAATTAACCCAGAGAGATCAAGCCAATGGCATGCAATTTAAAGGGTGGGAAAGGCAGGATGCTGCACACTGAAAATCACCAGATGTACTTTCATATCACCCTTAATATAGTAGGACTTCTGAACGATTTGGGAAGAATCCAAGTCTTTTGTTTTAAGACAATATGAATGCCTATAGAGCCTTTACAGTTGTCGTTATTTTAACGTGGGACTTGAATCCTCTGTTACAAATATGTCAAACTGTAATAACAATAATGTCGCATCAGACCAATCATGACAGCAGATGTCAGCTTGACAACCGACTTAGCAGTCATGTCACAAACCTAATAGGATCCCCAGCCAATTAGTTGGCTGAAACAATACTCTCTGTCATGGCTATTTAAAGTTGGTTACAGCAGCTGTCGTCTTGACATCTGACTTGTCATGTTCATGGTACGGTAGAGATCAGTCAGTCCTGTGCTGGATCAGGTCCAGTTTTGTTATGAGGAGCGATGGGTCTGGCGTAGGCTGATGGAGATCTATGAGGTGGAGGTATATGGCGGTACAGCTCTGCTTTGAGAAATGTGGGTTTTCTAAGAGCTGTCAAATTTATGCTAGACAAGTACAATCCAAGCCAACAGATTTATTGTAACCTATTTTTCCTGTGGTTTAATGGTATAACTGATAACAAATCTCTGATAACAAGTAGGTTTTGGACCTCAGTGGAGGTAGAGCAAACTAGCTTAACTGAACCCTACACAATAACTGTCAAATCTACAACACCATCAATGTTTTACTCCTTTCATGATAGATCCCGATAGTGACATACTATATCTCAGAGGaaaaaaatagcaaaaatatgAATTACAGTGAGTGAAATGGTGGATTTGCACAAGCAGCTTCTGCTGTATTTTGGAGGATGAGCCATACTTTGTCCAGAGTGGCACTTACAGCAAGTGCCAATTTACCAACACTCATCGTTGGTCCAACATGAACGTTGAAAAGGAAAAATAGAGTGAGAATGGTCCAATGATGTCAGTATGCATGGTCCTCATATATAGACTGATTTACTATCTGCATAGTGTTAGGAAGTACAGTATGCATGTTTATTTCTAGTGTAGTTCACAAATAAGATAATGACTGCAGAACTGTAGACTCAAACAAGCCTTCATTGTATAGGCCTACCTTAAGCTTTCATACAGTACAATGTAATCACTCTCATACTTAACAAATCAACTTCTGCATCATCTTTCATGGTTTCATCTGAATCTGCATTTTAATAATATtagtgattgtgtatgtgtgtcatgtcATTTCAACCATTTCCATTAAAACGTGGGCATCGTTGAAATGTTATTGAGGCACACTCCAAAGCCATTGTGCTGGCAAGGCCTACTGTGATCACATGTGATCTGATATGCTAATTTCATCAGTATGTAAAACCAAActcgttttgtttttttgccctagcactacatggctgattcaaataatcaaagcttaaaTGATGACTTGAATATATCAGCATCTCTCCCTACTCAATTTTTAATAGACCTTGCTGCTGGTATGGCTTAGCAGCCAATGGATGTGTGCATCTTCATGCTATGAGGATGAATGCAAGAGGATAACCAGGTCACTTTGGGTGGGAAGGCTATAGAAAAGACACAAGCGGAGTGGACAGGTCCCTTGGGTAGTCTGAGCATGCATCGGCTCCCTGTAATGAAAATACATggttgtctttaaaaaaaaaatatcctcaCAGTTGGAACACAATCCACCATTCTTGTCAAATAAAACATCCAAAGGAAATAGTTGCTCAAATTTGCGCAGTGGGATTCAGGACATGAGACATAGTAGAAATTGATGTGTTATGAGAAATATTTAATGAACTTTCCTCCCTATCCTCGTGGTTTGAACATTTGAATTAACTGGTTTTAAAACATTTGTGAATATATACGTTCATAAATGATCAGTATTGTGTTCCCTAAAGTCCCTGTAGCCCCATTGCAGTCATAATTCAACAGCATTAACCACATCATGtacttctctcattctcttccaGAACTTCTAAAATACTCTCAAAATGTCAGATCTGGAAGACTTCAGCAAAACAGCAGGGCACTGGAACACATCGGACAGCTACCAGCTGAATCCCACCAGTGTTGATCGTGCCCGTTGTGTTCTCGCTCATATTCCTGCTGGGGACCATTGGGAACAGTCTGGTTCTGGCCGTCCTCCTCCGCAGCGGCCAGGTGGGATACAACACCACCAACCTGTTCATTCTCAACCTCAGCGTGGCCGACTTCTTCTTCATCATCTTCTGCGTGCCTTTCCAAGCCACCATCTACTCCCTGGAGGGCTGGGTGTTCGGCTCCTTCATGTGCAAGGTGGTCCACTTCTTCATCAACCTCACCATGTACGCCAGCAGCTTCACGCTGGCCGCCGTCTCGGTTGACAGGTATGTACACTGTAGCTCTTGTTGGCTAATGTCtcatttaacatttaaaaaaattccaAACATCGAAATACTCTATACAAATTTTTCTACATGCATACAAATTCCATAAGGAAGATCTTAATTATCATTTAGGGGTTAACTACTTCTTTATGGCTCATAACAAGGAGCTGATAGGAATATACTTCATTTGTGAAATATTTTTTCATTTATATTCGGTTGAGTTCTAACCGAAAGCACAGAGACATAACCTGTGCTGCAGCTCTAAAGGTCAATGCCAATTATAGTACAGAGTTCTATTGCCAAGGTCACTATTTCCCTCACCTCATTAAAGTCCAGCACACTTCCTCTCTATACAAGCGCCCAATACTCTCTCTACAGAAGAGGATGGACGCTCATTTGACGCTCATTTAGCAAAGCACACGGCAGTAACCTATACTGTAGTCATCCACTGGTCATTATTACAAAACAACCTTAACATTTTCACAGGGAGATAGGGAGAATGCTGTTCAGGCATTTCTTTTTTGGCAACCCTGTTGGTCACGTTAATTGAAACCCAGTATTCATGTGATCAAGGGAAGGGCATTTTACCTGTATTAAAATGTGGAAATGAAAGAGTAGGTCTTGACCTGAAATTGAGGCTGAATCTGTGATTGAGTACAGTAAAAGACCACTAATGTGTTATCCCTACATGAAATGGACATATTCTTCTTTCCTTTCCTGCATATATGGATGCCGTTGATTCTGCAGGGCCCTCGCTATGCTCAGACTAGTGAAAATAGCTGGTCTTTTTTTTCTTACATTAAATAAGGGAGCAGAAACCCTGGTGTTGTTTACCTTTTGTAGGGGAACATTCATTTGATAGATGTCCTCTATGTGAAAAATGAGCATCCACTCAGGCTTCAGCTGAGACCTAGAATACCCAGCAGCAATTATTTCACTGCCAGCTTGGGATGAGCAATATACGCACACACTGTTTGCCCGTTCATTAGTTCCATTTGCAGCACCAATGTGCCTCTTGTCTATTAACCCCCAGAAGCAAGCGCTCATAATATTTGTATGTCTTTGTGCAAGCAACACAACAGTAAAAACAATTAATTCCATTTAGAAGGTGGAGTGTAATGAAATCCCAGTTGACTTGCAATTGCACATATAAAGCAAACGAcatacaatgagtgtacaaaacattaggaacacctgctctttccatgacatagactgaccaggtgaatccaagtggaagctatgatcccttattgatgtcacttgttaaatccacttcaatcagtgtagatgtaggggaggaggcaggttaaagaaggattttaagcctagacacaattgagacgtggattgtgtgtgtgccattcagagggtgaatgggcaagacaaaatatttaagtgtctttgaatgggATATGGCGTTAGGTGCCAGGtccaccagtttgtgtcaagatctGCAATGCTTCTGGGTTTTTCATGACCATGAGTTTCCCGTGTGtaacaagaatggtccaccaccaaaggacatccagtcaacttggcacaactgtggggAGGATTGGAGTCAtcataggccagcatccctttggaaCTCATTCGAAACCTGTAGAGTCCGTGTCCCGAAGAATTTAGGttattctgagggcaaaatggtgGGTGGGGtaaaactcaatattagaaaggtgttacttcatgttttgtacactcagtgtatattgattCATGGCATTATGTTTTAATACAATATGTAACTAAGTATTTCTGTTTGGTATAGGTATCTGGCCATTCGCTACCCTCTTCGCTCTAGAGAGTTGAGAACGCCCTGTAATGCCGTGGTTGCCATGGTAGTCATCTGGGGACTATCATTGATCTTCGCAGGACCGTATTTGAGCTACTACGACCTCATAGATTACGCCAACAGTAACGTTTGTGTTCCAGGTTGGGAGGAGTACAACCGCAAGGTGCTGGACACTTGCACCTTTGTGTTTGGTTATGTGATCCCTGTGCTCATCGTGAGCCTGTCCTACACCAGAACCATCAAGTACCTGTGGACTGCTGTGGACCCTCTGGACGGGATGTCAGAGTCCAAGAGGGCTAAGCGCAAAGTCACCAAAATGATCATCATCGTCACAGTGCTCTTCTGCTTATGCTGGCTGCCCTATCATGTGGTGATCCTATGCTATCTGTACGGAGACTTCCCCTTCAACCAGACCACATACGCATTCAGGATCCTCTCTCACTGCATGGCCTACGCTAACTCCTGCCTCAACCCCATTGTGTACGCCTTGGTGTCCAAGCACTTTCGCAAAGGTTTCAAGAAGGTGTTCAGCTGCATTCTCAGTAAGAACGGCAGGAACAAAGTGCATGTGGTACATGTAGCCAACACAGTGCCTGGGTTCCAGGCGGGGTCCACAGAAGTGTCACAAATGAATGAGGACAATGTACGACAAAATGACTGTGAGATGAGCAGCCGGCCCATCGCCGAGCCGAGGAAGCAACTATAAGCCATTTCCAGAAACAGCCTTGAATGATGAGGCCTATGGTAAAGGACTGTGCAGATTGCCTTATCACAAAGACGTTGCTTTCCAACCTCAAAGGGAAACTCAATGATGACATTATCTCGGTTTTTGAGATGGTGACAACTGAGAATTTGATGAGAGGGTAGAGAGCAtgatccttaaaaaaaaaaaacatgagaaTGGTTCAAATAGAGAATTATAAATTAGAATACTAGTCATTTAATTTATGGGTTGCACCTATGTTTCATCACAATATTGGTTTGAACATTTGTTTTAGAACTGATGCCGACTGAGCATTCTACTCTGCATTATCAATGAGCGGTGAGGAAGATATCATCAAGTGCATTACAATGGCTTGGAAATACAATTACATTTCAAAACGAGGCAATTGattagtaggaaaaccttttgtcatcattttgatgtcatcAGATGGACTTGCagaataacgttagctagcaagctaagaTTGAGTGGAGATCAccggattttagctagctaagtttagcattgctagctattttcAACAAACTTTGTTAGCTAATGACAACATTACCCTCTGTCTAAAGTACATTTTATGAAATGATAATGATGGCATAGTTGTGTCCTACTAAATATTTGCAACGTCATTGTAATTTAGATGAAGCAGTCATTTCCCTACGTTCAGAATGAATGCATTTAATCTCAAGAGGGCGGCTTGAGAATGCTCATAACAATGGCATGACGCGACCGAGTGATGGAGGTGCAACCTACGAATAGGATCTCTATAGGTTCAAATGTATTAGGCTGGTGGTGTTCTCTTTTTGCTTTGCACATATTTGTATTTTTCGCATGATTCTCTCTGATGTTTACTGAACTCAGTCacttaagagttgtgttgctgtTGTAAATGCCATGCTGCTACCTATATTATCCTTTATGGCCTCTATTCACTTGTATTATCTAATCTATCTGTTAAACTCTATGAAGTCAAATGTCTCTTTTCTCTGTTTGCTTTCTTCACTTTCCTAGTTTCCCCTTTTCTAGTCGAGTCTCCTTAAAAGCTTGTATACTACCTCACTGCTGTGTTAAACTACCCTGCCTCTCATGTTCTTACCCTCCCTCTCATTTAGAAATTCCAAGAAATGCAATTTTCCACCAGCAGGACTGATTTTCCTGCAAAAGGCCAGAACAGAAaggtatatattttatatttagaaCTGTCCTTTATACCCTGCAATTTTGTCAAAATGCAATGTGCTTTCTGTATTATTTGTTTTCGCCTTTGTGACACTTCCTTATGTTTGTACTTTATGTACTTCTCTAACTTGTTTATGTGTATTGGATGAGATTATGTATTTGGTTAAATATTGGCTAAACATTTTAGAAGTGGATGTAAATATCAatcatcaaataaaatgttttttttttttttgtcgcgGTATTTAATGCTATTATTGGTAACATATCAAACCCTAATCCTAGCTTCATGTGCACAACCCTGGGTTCAACCTAAACCTAGACATAAAACCTATGTAGTTTTTTATGAAAGGTACGTTCATGTAATGTAGCTATTCATAAGCAAAGCGTTTAAACTAAGACGAACAAATATTGTGTGTTCTAAACATTCAACCTCTAACAGACCATGCTTTAAAAGCTCAATTGGTTCAGCGTATTAACATGAAACAAATAGCTTACCACCTCGTGGGTATCTTAGCCCGTATGCTGTAGATTTTCAACGTCTCTAACTTCTCAGTATGACTAATTAAAAGCAAATTCCGCCTGGAGGAATAACAATTGCTTTCATGGGAATTGTTTTTTATCCCTATATGGGATTTCAGTCCCTTACATCAGTATTCATAAGTACAGTACTGAGATGTTTAGAAAAGCAATAAGGAGTTGTAACAGTCTCATCACAGCTCATTGTGTTCTTTGCTATGCTAGGTTTGGCAACATGCACACTACCCATCTAAAAGTCAGGATGGAGTATGTATCCTTTTCCAGTCCCTTACATCAGTATTCATAAGTACAGTACTGAGATGTTTAGAAAAGCAATAAGGAGTTGTAACAGTCTCATCACAGCTCATTGTGTTCTTTGCTATGCTAGGTTTGGCAACATGCACACTACCCCATCTAAAAGTCAGGATGGAGTATGTATCCTTTTCCAGTCCCTTACATCAGTATTCATAAGTACAGTACTGAGATGTTTAGAAAATCAATAAGGAGTTGTAACAGTCTCATCACAGCTCATTGTGTTCTTTGCTATGCTAGGTTTGGCAACATGCACACAACCCCATCTAAAAGTCAGGATGGAGTATGTATCCTTTTCTTGTTCACCCATTAATAATAGGAGGAAACACACGTGACACACACTTCACATTAGAAACGCTTTGTGTGTTCGTTTTGAGAGCCTTCGTTAGTAAAAGGTAGTAGGACAACAATGCTCTAAAGTGGTCAGTATCACACATCATGTATTCTGAAGGTTGGAAAATATAATGAGCTAATCCGATCTCAATAGAAGACAGCAACTATTATCATGCCAAGAGTAGAACTAATTTACATTGCAAGACGTGAGGAGCCTCAATTAGCTAAATCCCATTTCAGGTATGCTATATGTCTAATAAAATGACTGTTATCATAGTAACAGTCACAGGTTCAGTCTCACCCAATTCTTATGAAGCGTTTTCTAAGACCTTTCTAATCTGGCTCACCATCCTACACATTTTATAATTGTCTCTCCAGATGGTGGTTCGATACATCCACCTACTCCATTGATCCTATTCTTCCGGTGGCAGGCAATAATTTCCCATGTTTCATTCACTGGCATTACAATGAGTACAGACAGTAAATATAATTATTGAACTACAGGCTCTCTGTTTGCACTGATATGATTACAGAAAGGCATTGTTTGTCGTGAGATTTTTTTGAGGATTTTTCTATGACGCTCTATAAGGCTCAGTACTTGTTTCTGAATTGTCGTGGCAACCAATCAATAAGCCTGCAGCCTCCCTTGTCCTCATAGCGCTTACCATCATCTGTTTCACACCTTGTAGCGTTACATCCTTGAATGCATCTGACCACGTTTGTACATTGAATAAATATGAAGCTGTGTGAAGATAGAGCACACAGTGCTGTGCGTGCACACAAAAGAGGATTCTTTTTCTCCATTAAAGCCAGTTGAGGCTGCTGAGGGGGAGGACGGTTCATAGTAAAGGcagaatggagtcaatggaatggtatcaaccacatggaaaccacgtctgataccattccattgactccactctagccattattatgagccgtcctccctcagcagcctctactgaTTCAGGCCTACCTGTTCTTGGCAGATTGTTCCTTTTCTTCTAGAAAGTAACTCATACTGTAGTAGAATATCAAGGAAAGcagcaagagagagtgagagagcaagaaaggggagaaagagggagcccCCAGAGATCCTT from Oncorhynchus tshawytscha isolate Ot180627B linkage group LG09, Otsh_v2.0, whole genome shotgun sequence encodes the following:
- the LOC121847277 gene encoding LOW QUALITY PROTEIN: galanin receptor 2b-like (The sequence of the model RefSeq protein was modified relative to this genomic sequence to represent the inferred CDS: deleted 1 base in 1 codon), encoding MSDLEDFSKTAGHWNTSDSYQLNPTSVIVPVVFSLIFLLGTIGNSLVLAVLLRSGQVGYNTTNLFILNLSVADFFFIIFCVPFQATIYSLEGWVFGSFMCKVVHFFINLTMYASSFTLAAVSVDRYLAIRYPLRSRELRTPCNAVVAMVVIWGLSLIFAGPYLSYYDLIDYANSNVCVPGWEEYNRKVLDTCTFVFGYVIPVLIVSLSYTRTIKYLWTAVDPLDGMSESKRAKRKVTKMIIIVTVLFCLCWLPYHVVILCYLYGDFPFNQTTYAFRILSHCMAYANSCLNPIVYALVSKHFRKGFKKVFSCILSKNGRNKVHVVHVANTVPGFQAGSTEVSQMNEDNVRQNDCEMSSRPIAEPRKQL